One stretch of Streptomyces sp. NBC_00443 DNA includes these proteins:
- the serB gene encoding phosphoserine phosphatase SerB — MSASQTSDIPTLLVKIFGKDRPGITAGLFDTLAAYSVDVVDIEQVVTRGRITLCALVTQPPAGMEGDLRATVHSWADSLKMQAEIISGLGDNRPRGLGRSLVTVLGHPLTAEAAASIASRITKSGGNIDRIFRLAKYPVTAVEFAVSGVETEPLRTALVTHAAALGVDIAVVAAGLHRRAQRLVVMDVDSTLIQDEVIELFAAHAGCEDKVAEVTAAAMRGELDFEQSLHARVALLKGLDASVVEKVRSEVRLTPGARTLIRTLKRLGYQVGVVSGGFTQVTDDLKERLGLDFAQANTLEIVDGRLTGRVTGEIVDRAGKARLLRRFAAEAGVPLSQTVAIGDGANDLDMLNAAGLGVAFNAKPVVREAAHTAVNVPFLDTVLYLLGVTREEVEAADMHDDEV, encoded by the coding sequence ATGAGCGCTTCGCAGACCTCTGACATCCCCACCCTTCTCGTCAAGATCTTCGGGAAGGACAGGCCGGGAATCACGGCCGGACTCTTCGACACGCTGGCCGCCTACTCCGTCGACGTGGTCGACATCGAGCAGGTCGTCACCCGTGGCCGGATCACGCTGTGCGCGCTCGTGACGCAGCCTCCGGCCGGGATGGAGGGGGATCTGAGGGCGACCGTCCACAGCTGGGCCGATTCGCTGAAGATGCAGGCGGAGATCATCTCCGGCCTGGGCGACAACCGGCCGCGTGGCCTCGGGCGCTCCCTGGTGACCGTGCTCGGCCACCCGCTGACCGCGGAGGCGGCGGCTTCGATCGCCTCCCGGATCACCAAGTCGGGCGGCAACATCGACCGTATCTTCCGGCTGGCCAAGTACCCCGTGACGGCGGTGGAGTTCGCGGTGTCCGGCGTGGAGACCGAGCCGCTGCGGACCGCCCTGGTGACCCACGCGGCGGCACTGGGTGTCGACATCGCGGTCGTCGCGGCGGGTCTGCACCGGCGTGCGCAGCGTCTGGTCGTCATGGACGTGGACTCGACCCTCATCCAGGACGAGGTGATCGAGCTCTTCGCGGCGCACGCCGGCTGCGAGGACAAGGTGGCCGAGGTGACGGCGGCCGCGATGCGCGGGGAGCTGGACTTCGAGCAGTCGCTGCACGCGCGCGTGGCGCTGCTGAAGGGGCTGGACGCCTCGGTGGTGGAGAAGGTGCGCAGCGAGGTGCGGCTGACGCCGGGAGCGCGCACGCTGATCCGTACGCTGAAGCGGCTCGGCTATCAAGTCGGGGTCGTCTCGGGTGGGTTCACGCAGGTCACCGATGATCTGAAGGAGCGGCTCGGGCTCGATTTCGCCCAGGCGAACACGCTGGAGATCGTCGACGGGAGGCTGACCGGCCGGGTCACCGGCGAGATCGTGGACCGGGCGGGCAAGGCGCGGCTGCTGCGCCGGTTCGCCGCCGAGGCGGGGGTGCCGCTGTCCCAGACGGTGGCGATCGGTGACGGTGCCAACGACCTGGACATGCTGAACGCGGCCGGTCTGGGCGTCGCCTTCAATGCCAAGCCGGTGGTGCGGGAGGCCGCGCACACCGCGGTGAACGTGCCGTTCCTGGACACGGTCCTGTATCTGCTGGGCGTCACCCGCGAAGAGGTCGAGGCAGCGGACATGCACGACGACGAGGTCTGA
- a CDS encoding streptophobe family protein, whose amino-acid sequence MSASTNVESARHGTRLPWGDILLSAIASVSWALIGMAGTAALGLHLLEADTAGSLGPMTAAVVALGAGGSVTPSGDVSAFGLTGAEASTSIEITPLGVSLVGAVLLSWFFLRSLRGAGVAIAPSELLARAGAVIVLFVATLGGLAWAGHDVITIDGSSLGLDDLPGGGGGGGGLEIPGVGDLGDIGGLLPDQIGDLIDAKAAVGFTVDTAPTLLGGMAWSAGILLIALLASRRTPLPRGWEALHRVVRPAASALVTVLLVAVAAGLAAAAYAAIGDAHPKRIAGAALLGAPNGVWLGIPVGLLVPFDGRATGALVGLLPDPLDDLLNSGADQSVTLSRLAELDGRVWLLGVAAAVMMMLAGVLTAVRTPVVAGALESPGSGDVRDPGALRFAGRCALRLGVATALTLPLLAWLTELSVDASLSVLGFDAFGAGVRLQGNLGVALLLGAAWGAGAGAVGAIMARATGAAGQRAAPLARGAVAGSVGAVPGGVGTAAPGSTASSVSSASSAAEGAGVSSDASLSGPYAPGTPYRPPNPGTNPYLRVPDQLREPEDARPPGAAPPSGGARAAGDAPGRDARWGRGGARRPGEPPSGEPPAAEPPAAGDNDVYGAPTVVRPIAPPPRSPRPPRRRGDGSSSGGADGPPPPPPPPPPPPPGKPKGRS is encoded by the coding sequence ATGAGCGCGTCCACGAACGTCGAGAGCGCGAGGCACGGCACACGGCTGCCGTGGGGAGACATTCTGCTGTCCGCGATCGCCTCCGTGAGCTGGGCATTGATCGGGATGGCGGGCACGGCGGCACTCGGACTGCATCTGCTGGAGGCCGACACCGCGGGCTCCCTGGGGCCCATGACAGCGGCGGTGGTGGCCCTTGGGGCGGGTGGTTCTGTCACACCGTCCGGCGATGTGTCCGCTTTCGGGCTGACGGGTGCGGAGGCGTCGACCTCCATCGAGATCACGCCACTCGGGGTGAGCCTGGTCGGCGCGGTGCTCCTGTCGTGGTTCTTCCTACGGTCCTTGCGCGGCGCGGGAGTTGCGATCGCACCGTCCGAACTCCTCGCGCGCGCGGGTGCGGTGATCGTGCTGTTCGTGGCGACGCTGGGCGGGCTGGCCTGGGCCGGGCACGACGTCATCACGATCGACGGGAGTTCGCTGGGGCTCGACGACCTGCCGGGCGGTGGCGGTGGCGGGGGCGGTCTCGAGATCCCCGGAGTGGGTGACCTCGGGGACATCGGCGGGCTGCTGCCCGACCAGATCGGCGACCTCATCGACGCGAAGGCGGCGGTCGGCTTCACGGTGGACACGGCGCCGACGCTGCTCGGCGGCATGGCCTGGTCTGCGGGCATCCTGCTGATCGCCCTGCTCGCCTCGCGCCGCACCCCGCTGCCGCGCGGCTGGGAGGCTCTGCACCGCGTCGTACGGCCCGCCGCGTCCGCCCTCGTCACGGTGCTGCTGGTGGCGGTGGCAGCCGGGCTCGCGGCGGCGGCGTACGCGGCGATCGGCGACGCCCACCCCAAGCGGATCGCGGGCGCGGCCCTGCTCGGCGCCCCCAACGGCGTGTGGCTCGGCATCCCGGTCGGCCTGCTCGTGCCGTTCGACGGCCGGGCGACGGGGGCGCTGGTGGGCCTGCTCCCGGACCCCCTGGACGACCTTCTGAACAGCGGCGCCGACCAGTCCGTGACGCTGAGCAGGCTCGCGGAGCTGGACGGCCGGGTGTGGCTGCTGGGAGTCGCGGCGGCGGTGATGATGATGCTCGCAGGGGTCCTGACGGCCGTGCGGACGCCGGTCGTGGCGGGCGCCTTGGAGAGTCCGGGTTCCGGGGACGTACGGGATCCGGGCGCCCTCCGCTTCGCGGGACGGTGTGCGCTGCGGCTCGGTGTCGCCACGGCGTTGACGCTGCCGTTGCTCGCATGGCTGACGGAGCTGTCCGTGGACGCCTCCCTGTCGGTGCTGGGCTTCGACGCGTTCGGCGCCGGGGTGCGGTTGCAGGGGAACCTCGGTGTGGCGCTGCTGCTGGGGGCGGCTTGGGGCGCGGGGGCGGGCGCCGTGGGGGCGATCATGGCCCGGGCGACCGGGGCGGCGGGACAGCGGGCGGCGCCCCTTGCCCGGGGGGCGGTGGCGGGTTCGGTGGGTGCGGTGCCGGGTGGGGTCGGAACGGCGGCACCCGGGAGTACGGCGAGTTCGGTGAGTTCGGCGAGTTCGGCGGCCGAAGGTGCCGGGGTTTCGTCGGATGCGAGCCTGTCCGGGCCCTACGCGCCGGGCACGCCGTACCGGCCGCCCAACCCGGGGACGAACCCGTATCTGCGGGTGCCGGACCAGCTGCGCGAACCGGAGGACGCGCGGCCGCCGGGCGCGGCGCCGCCTTCCGGGGGCGCGCGGGCAGCCGGCGACGCGCCGGGGCGTGATGCGCGGTGGGGGCGCGGCGGTGCGCGACGCCCGGGTGAACCGCCGTCCGGCGAGCCGCCGGCCGCTGAGCCGCCGGCCGCCGGTGACAACGACGTGTACGGGGCGCCCACGGTCGTACGGCCGATCGCGCCGCCGCCGAGGTCGCCCCGGCCTCCGCGGCGGCGGGGAGACGGGTCGTCGTCCGGAGGGGCCGACGGGCCGCCCCCTCCGCCACCTCCGCCTCCTCCCCCGCCGCCGGGGAAGCCGAAGGGGCGCTCGTGA
- a CDS encoding ABC transporter ATP-binding protein/permease — protein sequence MPELVLELNGRTWTLDPSRPYTLGRDPQGDIVLDDARVSWRHATVSWSGRSWVIEDHGSTNGTFVQGQRIHHLEIGPGSAVFLGNATDGPCLNLSGTAASVASPQAQPQQQPYAAQGANPGWAQQAPPQQQVPQQQGSQQVPQQHAPQAGWQQPQQAAAHIPQQGPGGGAGAPPVYGDRSPTTFHQFSVGRVMRIGRALENELVVSDLQVSRHHAEFHSTPDGRMEIRDLGSHNGTYVNGQPIAKGGSQLLGPADIVGVGHSTFRIVGDRLEEFVDTGEVSFSARHLTVTVDGGKQILKDVSFGVPEKSLVAVIGPSGSGKSTLLKALTGYRPANQGDVLYDNRNLYKQFAELRQRIGLVPQDDILHKELTVKKALKYAAKLRFPADTTGAEREARIDEVLRELKLDIHKEKKVTALSGGQRKRVSVALELLTKPSLIFLDEPTSGLDPGMDRDVMQLLRGLADDGRTVLVVTHSVAELAICDKLLVMAPGGAVAYFGPPEEALNFFGYDTWADVFSAFENYRDYDWAGRWKGSQHYQMYAADIDAIAPQSVQMPPMQAMKPPKPQGWLSQFLTLVRRYVAVIASDKGFLALTVILPLVLGSVSLLIDSGKDLLVNTEVNPNTGKPVANGTALTVLLILAVGACFAGAANSVRELIKERVIYERERATGLSRSAYLMSKVFVLGLITVLQGLMVGVIGFSSRTIPDEGLILGSQILLELCIPIMALGFTAMMFGLIISALVKTAEKTMPLLVMFAIVQVVFTGCLFPLANSIGVNELSYLMPSRWAVAAAGATLDFNQISPPAKGDSNDPLWEHTVGAWTMDMLALIVLGVICGIFVARFLRRHEPEVMRK from the coding sequence GTGCCGGAACTCGTACTGGAATTGAATGGAAGGACCTGGACGCTCGACCCGTCCAGGCCCTACACCCTCGGACGTGATCCGCAGGGCGACATCGTGCTCGACGACGCCAGAGTGTCCTGGCGGCACGCCACGGTCAGCTGGAGCGGCCGCAGTTGGGTCATCGAGGACCACGGCAGCACCAACGGCACGTTCGTGCAGGGCCAGCGGATCCATCACCTGGAGATCGGCCCCGGCTCGGCCGTGTTCCTGGGCAACGCGACCGACGGACCGTGTCTGAACCTCTCCGGCACCGCGGCCTCCGTCGCCTCGCCGCAGGCTCAGCCACAGCAGCAGCCGTACGCCGCGCAGGGCGCGAACCCCGGCTGGGCCCAGCAGGCCCCGCCGCAGCAGCAGGTCCCGCAGCAGCAGGGGTCCCAGCAGGTCCCGCAGCAGCACGCCCCGCAGGCCGGCTGGCAGCAGCCGCAGCAGGCCGCCGCTCACATCCCGCAGCAGGGTCCCGGTGGTGGCGCGGGGGCGCCGCCGGTCTACGGCGACCGCAGCCCCACCACGTTCCACCAGTTCTCCGTCGGCCGCGTCATGCGCATCGGCCGTGCCCTGGAGAACGAGCTGGTCGTCTCCGACCTCCAGGTCTCCCGGCACCACGCCGAGTTCCACTCGACGCCCGACGGCCGCATGGAGATCCGCGACCTCGGCTCCCACAACGGCACCTACGTCAACGGCCAGCCGATCGCCAAGGGCGGCTCGCAGCTGCTGGGCCCGGCGGACATCGTCGGTGTCGGTCACTCGACGTTCCGGATCGTCGGCGACCGGCTCGAGGAGTTCGTCGACACCGGTGAGGTCTCCTTCTCCGCACGCCACCTGACCGTCACGGTCGACGGCGGCAAGCAGATCCTCAAGGACGTCTCCTTCGGAGTCCCGGAGAAGTCCCTCGTCGCGGTCATCGGCCCGTCCGGCTCCGGCAAGTCGACCCTGCTCAAGGCGCTCACCGGCTACCGGCCCGCCAACCAGGGCGACGTCCTCTACGACAACCGGAACCTCTACAAGCAGTTCGCCGAGCTGCGTCAGCGCATCGGTCTGGTCCCGCAGGACGACATCCTGCACAAGGAGCTGACCGTCAAGAAGGCCCTCAAGTACGCGGCCAAGCTCCGTTTCCCGGCCGACACCACGGGCGCCGAGCGCGAGGCCCGCATCGACGAGGTGCTGCGTGAGCTGAAGCTGGACATCCACAAGGAGAAGAAGGTCACCGCCCTCTCCGGCGGCCAGCGCAAGCGCGTCTCGGTGGCCCTGGAGCTGCTCACCAAGCCGTCGCTGATCTTCCTGGACGAGCCCACGTCGGGCCTCGACCCGGGCATGGACCGTGACGTCATGCAGCTGCTGCGCGGCCTCGCCGACGACGGCCGTACGGTCCTCGTCGTCACTCACTCCGTGGCCGAGCTGGCGATCTGCGACAAGCTCCTGGTGATGGCGCCGGGCGGTGCGGTCGCCTACTTCGGCCCGCCCGAGGAGGCGCTGAACTTCTTCGGCTACGACACCTGGGCCGATGTCTTCTCCGCCTTCGAGAACTACCGCGACTACGACTGGGCGGGCCGCTGGAAGGGCTCGCAGCACTACCAGATGTACGCCGCGGACATCGACGCGATTGCTCCGCAGTCCGTACAGATGCCGCCCATGCAGGCGATGAAGCCGCCGAAGCCGCAGGGCTGGCTGTCGCAGTTCCTGACCCTGGTGCGCCGCTATGTCGCGGTGATCGCCTCCGACAAGGGCTTCCTGGCCCTGACGGTGATCCTGCCGCTCGTCCTCGGCTCGGTGAGCCTGCTCATCGACTCCGGCAAGGACCTCCTGGTCAACACAGAGGTCAACCCGAACACCGGCAAGCCCGTCGCCAACGGCACGGCCCTCACCGTCCTGCTGATCCTCGCGGTGGGCGCCTGCTTCGCCGGCGCCGCCAACTCCGTCCGTGAGCTGATCAAGGAACGGGTCATCTACGAGCGGGAGCGCGCGACCGGCCTGTCCCGGTCCGCGTACCTGATGTCCAAGGTGTTCGTGCTCGGCCTGATCACCGTGCTGCAGGGCCTGATGGTCGGTGTCATCGGCTTCTCCAGCCGCACCATCCCGGACGAGGGCCTGATCCTCGGCAGCCAGATTCTGCTGGAGCTGTGCATTCCGATCATGGCACTGGGCTTCACCGCGATGATGTTCGGCCTGATCATCTCGGCCCTGGTGAAGACCGCCGAGAAGACCATGCCGCTGCTGGTCATGTTCGCGATCGTCCAGGTCGTCTTCACCGGCTGCCTGTTCCCGCTGGCCAACTCCATCGGTGTCAACGAGCTCTCGTACCTGATGCCGTCGCGCTGGGCGGTCGCCGCCGCGGGTGCCACGCTCGACTTCAACCAGATCAGCCCGCCCGCCAAGGGCGACAGCAACGACCCGCTGTGGGAGCACACGGTCGGCGCCTGGACCATGGACATGCTCGCCCTGATCGTCCTAGGCGTGATCTGCGGCATCTTCGTGGCCCGCTTCCTGCGCCGCCACGAGCCCGAGGTCATGCGCAAGTAG
- a CDS encoding transglycosylase SLT domain-containing protein, with protein MLKNTKNRLSRTLTKRHKIAIAGVGTLGAAALALSAVPGNAQTTTADAPTGKVAYSSEQIKDVKPSVTNQLAAAGVKAEEMSAKHKAAVAAAKHRAAVAHDKHVAAKATAAKKAAAAKKAEAARKAKAAASRDAKRVQVKPVAAKTYTNNLDGWIREALDIMKKHDIPGTYNGLHKNIIRESAGNPNAINNWDINAQNGVPSIGLLQVIKPTFDAYHVPGTAKSQYDPVANLTAAANYAADRYGSIDNVNSAY; from the coding sequence ATGCTCAAGAACACCAAGAACCGTCTTAGTCGCACGCTCACCAAGCGCCACAAGATCGCGATAGCCGGCGTCGGTACGCTCGGCGCCGCCGCTCTCGCCCTCTCCGCCGTCCCGGGCAACGCCCAGACGACCACGGCCGACGCCCCCACGGGCAAGGTGGCGTACAGCAGCGAGCAGATCAAGGACGTCAAGCCGAGCGTCACCAACCAGCTCGCCGCTGCCGGTGTGAAGGCCGAGGAGATGTCGGCCAAGCACAAGGCCGCCGTGGCCGCCGCCAAGCACCGCGCCGCCGTGGCCCACGACAAGCACGTGGCCGCCAAGGCCACCGCCGCGAAGAAGGCCGCCGCCGCGAAGAAGGCCGAAGCCGCGCGCAAGGCGAAGGCCGCCGCGAGCCGGGACGCCAAGCGCGTCCAGGTCAAGCCGGTCGCCGCCAAGACCTACACGAACAACCTCGACGGTTGGATCCGCGAGGCCCTCGACATCATGAAGAAGCACGACATCCCGGGCACCTACAACGGCCTGCACAAGAACATCATTCGGGAGTCTGCGGGTAACCCGAACGCGATCAACAACTGGGACATCAACGCCCAGAACGGCGTCCCGTCGATCGGTCTGCTCCAGGTCATCAAGCCGACCTTCGACGCGTACCACGTCCCGGGCACGGCCAAGAGCCAGTACGACCCGGTCGCCAACCTCACCGCCGCCGCCAACTACGCGGCCGACCGGTACGGCTCGATCGACAACGTCAACAGCGCGTACTGA
- a CDS encoding S-adenosylmethionine:tRNA ribosyltransferase-isomerase, which produces MTLAMRVPEELSARVPAEQRGPGLDRDAVRLLVSRGTDVTHHAFGELPRLLRAGDLLVVNTSETLAAAVDGRIGRARVVVHFSTRGDDGRWAVELRDPDGRGATRAHIWGSARSARWKGGGGRREGGPAGSEVRLPGGVRLVLEEPLSPGSERLWWARVAGTREGSPAAGVLGLMREHGRPIRYSYTERDQPLSVYQTVFALPAADGAGSAEMPSAARPFTLRMVTELVSRGVQFAPITLHTGVASAEAHEPPYPERFAVPEASARLINAAKAGDGRVVAVGTTAVRAVESATGADGVVRAREGWTDLVVTPERGVRVVDGLLTGLHEPEASHLLMLEAVAGRAAIDRSYEAALQGLYLWHEFGDVHLILPAESPHTEHCVSNCR; this is translated from the coding sequence ATGACTCTGGCGATGCGGGTGCCCGAGGAGCTGTCGGCCCGGGTGCCGGCCGAGCAGCGGGGGCCGGGGCTGGACCGGGATGCCGTACGGCTGCTGGTGTCGCGGGGCACCGACGTGACGCATCACGCGTTCGGCGAGCTGCCGCGGCTGTTGCGGGCCGGGGATCTGCTGGTCGTGAACACGTCGGAGACGCTGGCCGCCGCCGTGGACGGGCGGATCGGGCGCGCCCGTGTGGTGGTGCATTTCTCCACGCGCGGGGACGACGGGCGGTGGGCGGTCGAGCTGCGAGACCCCGACGGGCGGGGCGCCACGCGCGCGCATATATGGGGCAGCGCGCGAAGCGCTCGTTGGAAGGGTGGTGGCGGGCGGCGGGAGGGAGGGCCCGCGGGAAGTGAGGTGCGACTGCCGGGCGGGGTGCGGCTGGTGCTGGAGGAGCCGCTCAGCCCGGGGAGTGAGCGGCTGTGGTGGGCGCGGGTCGCCGGGACCCGGGAGGGCTCCCCTGCGGCAGGGGTCCTCGGGCTCATGCGTGAGCACGGGCGGCCTATTCGTTACTCCTATACGGAGCGCGACCAGCCGCTCTCCGTGTACCAGACGGTGTTCGCGCTGCCGGCCGCCGACGGGGCGGGCAGCGCGGAGATGCCGAGTGCGGCGCGGCCCTTCACGCTGCGGATGGTGACGGAGCTGGTCAGCCGGGGTGTGCAGTTCGCGCCGATCACGCTGCACACCGGGGTGGCCTCGGCGGAGGCGCACGAGCCGCCGTACCCGGAGCGATTCGCGGTGCCGGAGGCCTCGGCCCGGCTGATCAACGCGGCGAAGGCAGGAGACGGCAGGGTCGTCGCCGTAGGGACGACGGCCGTGCGGGCGGTGGAGTCGGCGACGGGCGCCGACGGGGTCGTACGCGCGCGTGAGGGGTGGACGGACCTCGTCGTCACGCCGGAGCGGGGGGTGCGGGTGGTGGACGGGCTGCTGACCGGGCTGCACGAGCCGGAGGCCTCGCATCTGCTGATGCTGGAGGCGGTCGCCGGGCGGGCGGCGATCGACCGCAGCTACGAGGCGGCACTGCAAGGGCTCTACCTGTGGCACGAGTTCGGCGACGTGCATCTCATCCTGCCGGCGGAGAGCCCTCACACAGAGCATTGCGTCAGCAACTGCCGGTGA
- a CDS encoding SDR family NAD(P)-dependent oxidoreductase, with amino-acid sequence MSVAIITGASKGLGRALAEALAARGWDLVLDARTAEVLQETAAGLLSYGTRVKAVPGDVTDAGHRAELVAAAWQLGGVDLLVSNASALGVEPLVRLDELPLEGLRRALEVNVVAALGLVQEALPLLRASGTGAVITVSSDAAAEAYETWGGYGASKAALDHLAAVLGEEQPGLRIWAVDPGDMATDLYAAAVPDDDEPRPMPAGVVPAFLRLLDERPASGRYGAPSLLEGRR; translated from the coding sequence ATGTCGGTAGCAATCATCACGGGGGCCTCGAAAGGGCTGGGGCGGGCCCTCGCCGAGGCGCTGGCCGCGCGCGGCTGGGATCTGGTGCTCGACGCCAGGACGGCGGAGGTCCTCCAGGAGACGGCGGCCGGGCTCCTGTCGTACGGCACGCGCGTGAAGGCCGTGCCCGGGGACGTCACGGACGCCGGGCACCGGGCCGAGCTGGTGGCCGCCGCCTGGCAGCTGGGCGGCGTCGATCTGCTGGTGAGCAACGCCAGCGCGCTGGGCGTCGAGCCGCTCGTACGGCTGGACGAGCTGCCCCTGGAGGGGCTGCGGCGGGCGCTGGAGGTGAACGTCGTCGCCGCGCTGGGCCTGGTCCAGGAGGCGCTGCCGCTGCTGCGGGCGTCAGGGACGGGCGCGGTGATCACGGTCAGCTCGGACGCTGCCGCCGAGGCGTACGAGACCTGGGGCGGGTACGGCGCCTCGAAGGCCGCGCTGGACCATCTCGCGGCCGTGCTCGGCGAGGAGCAGCCGGGCCTGCGGATCTGGGCGGTCGACCCCGGGGACATGGCCACGGACCTGTATGCGGCGGCCGTACCGGACGACGACGAGCCGAGGCCCATGCCGGCCGGCGTGGTGCCGGCCTTCCTGCGGCTGCTGGACGAGCGTCCGGCGAGCGGCCGCTATGGGGCGCCCTCTCTGCTGGAGGGACGGCGATGA
- a CDS encoding GAF domain-containing sensor histidine kinase, producing the protein MSQGPRSGIAAVSSALLAMSRHLEVRDVLKTIVASARELLDAQYAALGVPDDHGGFAQFVVDGVSDEQWKAIGPLPRQHGILAAMLQEAEIERLADVRKDPRFEGWPSEHPDMSDFLGLPIRDGDEVIGALFLANKNCPKPEGSCGFTEEDEDLLGILAQHAAIALTNARLYERSRELTIEEERSRLAHELHDAVSQKLFSLRLTAQAAAALIDRDPSRAKGELHQVAALAAEAADELRAAVVELRPAALDEDGLVATLRTQIQVLDRAHSARVTFAGRGVKALPSAQEEAVLRVAQEALHNALRHSGGEHVDVTLDRRAGGAVLRITDDGGGFDPKAIRRAGRHLGLVSMRDRASGVGGTLTVESAPGKGTVIEMEVPGG; encoded by the coding sequence ATGAGTCAAGGCCCCAGGTCAGGAATCGCCGCGGTGAGCTCCGCGCTGCTGGCCATGAGCAGGCATCTCGAGGTGCGTGACGTCCTCAAGACGATCGTCGCCTCGGCCCGAGAGCTGCTCGACGCGCAGTATGCGGCGCTCGGCGTCCCGGACGATCACGGCGGCTTCGCCCAGTTCGTGGTCGACGGAGTCAGCGACGAACAGTGGAAGGCCATCGGCCCGCTCCCGCGCCAGCACGGCATCCTCGCCGCGATGCTCCAGGAGGCCGAGATCGAGCGCCTCGCCGACGTCCGCAAGGACCCCCGCTTCGAGGGCTGGCCGTCGGAGCACCCCGATATGTCCGACTTCCTTGGCCTGCCGATCCGAGACGGCGACGAGGTCATCGGCGCGCTGTTCCTGGCGAACAAGAACTGCCCCAAGCCGGAAGGCAGTTGCGGCTTCACCGAGGAGGACGAGGACCTCCTCGGCATCCTCGCCCAGCACGCCGCGATCGCCCTGACCAACGCCCGCCTGTACGAACGCAGCCGCGAGCTGACGATCGAGGAGGAACGCTCGCGCCTCGCGCACGAACTGCACGACGCGGTCAGCCAGAAGCTCTTCTCGCTGCGCCTGACGGCCCAGGCGGCAGCCGCCCTGATCGACCGTGACCCGTCCCGCGCCAAGGGCGAGTTGCACCAGGTGGCCGCGCTCGCCGCCGAGGCCGCAGACGAACTGCGCGCCGCGGTCGTCGAGTTGCGCCCCGCCGCCCTCGACGAGGACGGCCTCGTCGCCACCCTGCGCACCCAGATCCAGGTCCTCGACCGCGCCCACTCCGCGCGCGTGACCTTCGCCGGCCGTGGCGTGAAGGCCCTGCCCTCCGCCCAGGAGGAGGCCGTACTGCGCGTCGCCCAGGAGGCCCTGCACAACGCCCTGCGGCACTCCGGAGGCGAGCACGTCGACGTGACGCTGGACCGGCGCGCCGGCGGAGCCGTACTGCGCATCACGGACGACGGCGGCGGCTTCGACCCGAAGGCGATACGCCGCGCCGGGCGCCACCTGGGCCTGGTCTCCATGCGGGACCGGGCGAGCGGCGTCGGCGGCACGCTGACCGTGGAATCGGCGCCCGGCAAGGGCACCGTGATCGAGATGGAGGTCCCCGGTGGCTGA
- a CDS encoding response regulator transcription factor, with the protein MADAIKVLLVDDHQVVRRGLRTFLEVQDDIEVVGEAADGAEGVARAEELKPDVVLMDVKMPGMDGVDALRKLRELDNPARVLIVTSFTEQRTVIPALRAGAAGYVYKDVDPDALAGAIRSVHAGHILLQPEVAGALLSQEEANSGQGRAGSLTDREREVLGLIADGRSNREIARALVLSEKTVKTHVSNILMKLDLADRTQAALWAVRHGVTG; encoded by the coding sequence GTGGCTGACGCAATCAAGGTGCTGCTCGTCGACGACCACCAGGTCGTCCGCCGGGGCCTGCGCACCTTCCTCGAAGTACAGGACGACATCGAGGTCGTGGGTGAGGCCGCCGACGGCGCCGAGGGAGTGGCCCGCGCCGAGGAACTCAAGCCCGACGTGGTGCTGATGGACGTCAAGATGCCGGGCATGGACGGAGTCGACGCCCTGCGTAAGCTCCGCGAACTCGACAACCCCGCGCGCGTGCTGATCGTCACCAGCTTCACCGAACAGCGCACGGTGATCCCCGCCCTGCGCGCGGGCGCCGCCGGTTACGTCTACAAGGACGTGGACCCGGACGCCCTCGCCGGCGCCATCCGCTCCGTACACGCCGGGCACATCCTGCTCCAACCCGAGGTCGCGGGCGCCTTGCTGTCCCAGGAGGAGGCCAACTCGGGGCAGGGAAGAGCCGGCTCGCTGACGGACCGCGAGCGCGAGGTCCTCGGCCTGATCGCCGACGGCCGCTCGAACCGCGAGATCGCGCGGGCCCTGGTCCTCTCCGAGAAGACCGTCAAGACACACGTCTCAAACATCTTGATGAAGCTCGACCTGGCAGACCGCACACAGGCCGCCCTGTGGGCCGTACGCCATGGCGTGACCGGCTGA
- the chpE gene encoding chaplin ChpE gives MKNLKKAAAVTMVAGGLLAAGAGMASATDGAHADGKAVGSPGVASGNLVQAPVHIPVNVAGNSVNVVGILNPAFGNLAVNK, from the coding sequence GTGAAGAACCTGAAGAAGGCAGCGGCCGTGACGATGGTGGCGGGTGGCCTGCTGGCCGCCGGTGCCGGTATGGCCTCCGCCACCGACGGCGCGCACGCCGACGGCAAGGCCGTGGGCTCCCCGGGCGTCGCCTCGGGCAACCTTGTCCAGGCCCCGGTTCACATCCCGGTCAACGTCGCGGGCAACAGCGTGAACGTCGTCGGCATCCTGAACCCGGCCTTCGGCAACCTGGCCGTCAACAAGTGA